The genomic window TGTCTTATCACATTTTACCGGCTCATGCTGTTTTAACTCCGGATGGTATTCATAATCAAGGATCTCACCTAGATTTGTCTTTATGTTATGGGAGTGAACCCATTGTCCGGCCTTTATGTCGGATATGGCATGGCCTATGGGAAAACCGTACTTTATGACATTTTCCCCCTTTTTTATGTCTTTTATGGCTATCTTGTGCCCTTTATCTATATCCTCAATGGCTGTGATGCTGGAAGCTTCTACTTTTAGGACTTCCCCTTTTTTTATATCATCGATGGCCACCGCCACATTGTCCCTTTCATGAATCTTTAATAGCGGCATAAAATCCCTCCTCTTAAGGAAAGTTGGGGACGGTTCTTGACTTGAATCAGAATGTTCCGAAGAACCGTCTCCCGGTACGGTTATTAGTGCGGTTGTTAGATAAGTTTTTCTACCGTCGCTTTTATACCGTCTTTTGTAATCTGATATAGATAATCCCCTACTTTTTCCGCCAGGCCTTCTACGTTGTTTAAATCTTCGCCCCACATGGCAGTATTGGCTAGAACCCTTTCAGCCACTTTGGCGGCGGATTCTTTGCTGCCGTCAAATGATTCCCATACATTTTCAAAAAACTCCAGAGCCGGGAGGTCATCCTTCATGGTGAATTCGCCCTTTTCCCTCATGGTCTTCATGGCGCTGCCCTCCACATGGCCGTCTTTATATACTGCAATCAAAGCAGCCATGGAGAAGGTGAGCTTTTCCGGGAGTTTACCATTGAGCTTTTTATATTCAAGTATAGAAGGCAAAACCCTTGTCTTGAACTTAGAAGATGAATTCAGGAGAATGCTTATAAGGTAATGCTTTATATATGGGTTCTGGAAGCGCTCTACCACTGAATCGGCAAATTCTGTAAGCATTCCCTTATCAAGGTCTATAGACGGGATTATTTCATCATATATGATTTGCCTTGTATATTTGCCCATGACTTCATGGTCCATCATCTCGCCTACTGTCTCAAGACCATACAGGAATGCGGCCGGCACCGAAGAGGTATGGGCGCCGTTTAAAATACGCACTTTCCTGGTCCGGTAAGGCGTCATGTCATCGGTCCATATAACATTAAGGCCCACTTTTGTAAAGGGCAACCTTTCGGAAAGTTCCTTTGGTCCCTCAATTACCCACAGGTGGAACAATTCTCCTGTATCAACCAGCTCATCCTCATAGCCCAGTTTTGCCAGGATGTCTTTTATTTCATCCCTGGGATACCCGGTAACAACTCTATCAACAAGAGTATTTAAAAAGATGTTGTGTTCCTTTACCCATTTCTTAAATTCTTCCGGAAGGTTCCAGTCGTCAGAAAGCTGGAGGACAATCCT from Biomaibacter acetigenes includes these protein-coding regions:
- a CDS encoding tagaturonate reductase gives rise to the protein MATLNKELLKSGFKFPEDLQVQEFPENLPERVIQFGEGNFLRAFVDWMFHQMNKNKLFNGRIVVVQPIAEGLVPRINEQDGLYTLILRGLKDGKPTELKEIISSVSRGINPYKDWDAYLKCAEDPHIEFVISNTTEAGIAYEKNDSLENKPPVSYPGKLTAYLYHRFRHFNGDAARGMVIIPCELIDRNGDNLKRIVLQLSDDWNLPEEFKKWVKEHNIFLNTLVDRVVTGYPRDEIKDILAKLGYEDELVDTGELFHLWVIEGPKELSERLPFTKVGLNVIWTDDMTPYRTRKVRILNGAHTSSVPAAFLYGLETVGEMMDHEVMGKYTRQIIYDEIIPSIDLDKGMLTEFADSVVERFQNPYIKHYLISILLNSSSKFKTRVLPSILEYKKLNGKLPEKLTFSMAALIAVYKDGHVEGSAMKTMREKGEFTMKDDLPALEFFENVWESFDGSKESAAKVAERVLANTAMWGEDLNNVEGLAEKVGDYLYQITKDGIKATVEKLI